A single region of the Changchengzhania lutea genome encodes:
- a CDS encoding SMP-30/gluconolactonase/LRE family protein: protein MKKATPIFDIKPQHGEGPIWCPITQKFYCVDLLKGDYYKVDFKSGAFETYNVGQELGVMALCDNGQIVAGVRDGFGFYDESTNQLKLIDNSPELEVIERRMNDGAVDPKGRFFAGTMEYDGANATGKLYCLHHDKSWDCLEEQIFITNGMGWSPDAKTYCMIDTFKNVMYAYDYDVETGGISNKRNHIQWKKNEYPDGMTIDSEGGFWVAMWLGSKVSHFDASGTWIEDIHVPVLHTTSCCFGGEDLKTLLITTSNLNLSDKEKDENPMAGRCFLYKTDVVGQIEPRFKT from the coding sequence ATGAAAAAAGCAACTCCAATTTTTGATATTAAACCGCAACATGGTGAGGGGCCGATTTGGTGTCCAATAACTCAAAAATTCTATTGTGTTGATTTATTGAAAGGCGATTATTATAAAGTCGATTTTAAATCAGGAGCTTTTGAAACATATAATGTTGGTCAAGAATTGGGGGTCATGGCTTTATGTGATAATGGACAAATTGTTGCTGGTGTTCGTGATGGTTTTGGGTTTTATGATGAAAGCACAAATCAACTAAAATTAATTGATAATTCACCTGAATTAGAGGTTATTGAAAGACGAATGAATGATGGCGCTGTAGATCCTAAAGGACGTTTCTTTGCAGGAACTATGGAATACGATGGTGCTAATGCAACAGGAAAGTTGTATTGTTTGCATCACGATAAAAGTTGGGATTGTTTAGAAGAACAAATTTTTATAACCAACGGTATGGGGTGGAGTCCTGATGCAAAAACCTATTGCATGATTGATACCTTTAAAAACGTGATGTATGCTTATGATTATGACGTTGAAACAGGGGGAATCTCAAATAAAAGAAATCATATTCAGTGGAAAAAAAATGAGTATCCAGATGGTATGACCATTGATAGTGAAGGTGGTTTTTGGGTTGCCATGTGGTTGGGTAGTAAAGTAAGCCATTTTGATGCATCTGGGACTTGGATTGAAGATATTCATGTGCCAGTATTGCATACTACAAGTTGTTGTTTTGGTGGGGAAGATTTAAAAACCTTGTTGATTACAACATCTAACTTAAATCTTTCCGATAAAGAAAAAGATGAAAATCCAATGGCTGGACGTTGTTTTTTATATAAAACAGACGTTGTTGGTCAAATAGAACCACGATTTAAAACTTAA
- a CDS encoding DUF4432 family protein: MSKDCRINDKGDINGMKTIIMENEYLKIGILAGRGSDIFQFIYKPVGIDLMLKLDKDIINPRDIFSQKRDTNSQFEDYYYGGWQEILPNSAPINYRGAELGQHGEVSLIPWDYDIINASKDEVRVKLWARPLRFPILVEKILTLKKGSSQLCIDETLTNESDTHLHLMWGHHIAFGLPFLSEGATIETSATKFLAEEAMPKHRLFKPGEIQVFPMVKTIDDKQIDAQKILKSTNKKFSDLAYLSDFTEDAYYKIKTDMMSFSIHWDKSIFKSLWYWQERYATQDAPWWGKTYATALEPWSSKWVAKPDLERMEKEWLKLEPRQVIKTKLTTNCDH; the protein is encoded by the coding sequence ATGAGTAAAGATTGTCGCATAAATGATAAAGGAGACATTAATGGTATGAAAACCATTATCATGGAAAACGAGTATCTCAAAATTGGAATTTTGGCTGGCAGGGGAAGTGATATTTTTCAGTTTATTTATAAGCCAGTTGGAATTGATTTAATGTTGAAATTGGATAAAGATATTATTAATCCTCGTGATATTTTTTCGCAAAAACGAGATACTAATTCGCAATTTGAAGATTATTATTATGGTGGTTGGCAAGAAATTTTACCCAACAGTGCACCAATAAATTATAGAGGAGCAGAATTAGGGCAACATGGAGAAGTGTCTTTAATTCCTTGGGATTATGACATTATTAATGCTTCAAAAGATGAAGTGCGTGTAAAATTATGGGCACGCCCTTTACGATTTCCTATATTAGTTGAAAAAATACTGACTCTTAAAAAAGGAAGCTCGCAACTATGTATTGATGAAACATTAACCAATGAATCTGATACGCATTTGCATCTTATGTGGGGGCATCATATTGCCTTTGGATTGCCCTTTTTATCTGAAGGTGCAACTATTGAAACCTCTGCGACTAAATTTTTAGCAGAAGAAGCAATGCCAAAACACAGACTGTTTAAACCTGGAGAAATTCAAGTTTTTCCAATGGTAAAAACTATTGATGATAAACAAATTGATGCTCAAAAGATATTAAAATCTACTAATAAAAAATTTAGTGATTTGGCATATTTAAGTGATTTCACTGAAGATGCTTATTACAAAATTAAAACCGATATGATGTCCTTTTCAATACACTGGGACAAATCTATTTTTAAATCCTTATGGTATTGGCAAGAGCGCTACGCCACACAAGATGCGCCTTGGTGGGGGAAAACGTATGCTACAGCGTTAGAGCCATGGAGTTCAAAATGGGTGGCAAAACCAGATTTGGAACGCATGGAAAAAGAATGGCTAAAATTAGAACCTCGTCAGGTCATTAAAACCAAATTAACCACAAATTGTGATCATTAA
- a CDS encoding mannonate dehydratase — translation MPKLGLGLYKSLLTKNNFEFARQAGATHLVVQLVDYIKGGSNPTLSENYLNGWGITKNQKNLWEYDDLIRLKKDIESHGLIWEAIENFDPSHWFDILLDGPKRDQQMSNLKYMVANIGKAGIPIIGYYFSIAGVWGWTNKPFGRGNAMTVGFNENHIDINQPIKKGMVWNMTYDTEASHENLPKITREDMWERLSWFLKEILPVAEEYSIKMVAHPDDPPMPEMRNSARLFHSIKEYEKLLTLSDSPSNGFEFCMGTLQEMTEGNVLETLDKHSAADNIGYIHFRNVKGKVPNYREVFVDEGDLDMAEAIRILKKNNYQGILIPDHSPAMSCDAPWHASMAYALGYMKALIDTV, via the coding sequence ATGCCTAAATTAGGACTCGGTTTATACAAAAGTTTACTCACAAAAAATAACTTTGAGTTTGCGCGTCAAGCGGGAGCAACGCATTTAGTGGTGCAGTTGGTAGATTATATAAAGGGAGGCTCAAATCCTACGCTTTCTGAAAATTATCTGAATGGTTGGGGAATTACCAAAAATCAGAAAAACTTATGGGAATATGATGATTTGATTCGATTGAAAAAGGACATTGAATCTCATGGTTTAATTTGGGAAGCTATTGAGAATTTTGACCCTTCGCATTGGTTTGATATTTTGTTGGACGGTCCAAAACGAGATCAACAAATGAGCAACCTTAAATATATGGTTGCTAATATTGGAAAAGCAGGCATCCCAATTATTGGTTATTATTTTAGTATTGCCGGTGTTTGGGGTTGGACAAATAAACCTTTTGGACGTGGAAATGCGATGACTGTTGGGTTTAATGAAAATCATATAGATATTAATCAACCCATTAAAAAGGGGATGGTTTGGAATATGACTTATGATACCGAAGCTTCTCATGAAAATTTGCCTAAAATTACGAGAGAAGACATGTGGGAACGTTTGTCTTGGTTTTTAAAAGAAATTTTGCCTGTTGCAGAGGAGTATAGCATTAAAATGGTGGCACATCCTGATGATCCGCCAATGCCAGAAATGCGAAATTCAGCGCGATTATTTCATAGCATAAAGGAGTATGAAAAGCTATTGACTTTATCAGATAGTCCAAGTAATGGTTTTGAATTTTGCATGGGAACCCTTCAAGAAATGACCGAGGGCAATGTGCTCGAAACCCTTGACAAGCATAGTGCAGCCGATAATATTGGGTATATTCATTTTAGAAATGTAAAAGGGAAGGTACCTAATTATCGTGAGGTTTTTGTTGATGAAGGCGATTTAGATATGGCAGAAGCCATCCGTATTTTAAAGAAAAACAATTATCAGGGTATTTTAATTCCAGACCATAGTCCAGCCATGAGTTGCGATGCGCCTTGGCACGCAAGTATGGCATATGCTTTGGGTTACATGAAAGCCCTAATTGATACGGTATGA
- a CDS encoding DUF5005 domain-containing protein — protein MKFKHFILIFSIFTTVCCKKSVAEKGIKNTDSDSCWDAHIEAIPNMHFDSLFTRNKNGWTGGDATYSIVLNDSTNIWIFGDTFLGEVDENRSRNSSEPLINNTFILQTKNTFKTLHGGTLEKPEAFLKPPEPNWWYWPGHGQIYNNTLQIMMFALGKPDEDIGIGFEYKAVDLVTLSLPDFKVISTERRMPFQGINYGAFLLFENGYTYIYGAKREATAKYLHVARVKGTDISQPWEYLSKENIWTETFENSKPLFESVAEQFSILKRNDDFYLMTQNYDLDPELFIYNGKSPLGPFKNKQTLYCTPETNGDIITYNAFVHEQFSTKNNLLISYNINSLKFEDIFSDADNYRPRFINVAGWNKTK, from the coding sequence TTGAAATTTAAGCATTTTATTTTAATTTTCTCAATATTTACAACTGTTTGCTGTAAAAAAAGTGTTGCTGAAAAAGGCATAAAAAACACAGATTCTGACTCCTGTTGGGATGCACATATTGAAGCCATTCCAAATATGCATTTTGACAGCTTATTTACTCGTAATAAAAATGGCTGGACAGGTGGTGACGCCACGTATTCTATCGTATTAAATGATTCAACCAATATTTGGATATTTGGCGATACTTTTTTAGGTGAAGTTGATGAAAACAGAAGTCGAAATTCTAGCGAACCACTTATCAACAACACCTTCATTCTTCAAACAAAAAACACTTTTAAAACTCTACATGGAGGAACTCTCGAAAAACCTGAAGCTTTTTTAAAACCACCAGAACCTAATTGGTGGTATTGGCCAGGGCATGGGCAAATTTATAATAACACCTTACAAATTATGATGTTTGCTTTAGGCAAGCCAGATGAAGATATTGGTATTGGTTTTGAATATAAGGCTGTTGATTTAGTAACACTTTCATTACCAGATTTTAAAGTTATTTCTACAGAGCGACGCATGCCTTTTCAAGGTATTAACTATGGCGCTTTCCTGCTTTTTGAAAATGGTTACACTTATATTTATGGCGCAAAACGAGAAGCTACTGCTAAATATTTACATGTAGCGCGTGTTAAAGGCACTGATATTTCACAGCCTTGGGAATACCTTTCTAAAGAAAATATATGGACTGAAACTTTTGAAAATAGTAAGCCATTGTTTGAAAGTGTTGCAGAGCAATTCAGTATTTTGAAACGAAATGATGATTTTTATTTAATGACACAAAACTATGATTTAGACCCAGAACTTTTTATATATAATGGAAAATCGCCTTTGGGACCATTTAAAAATAAGCAAACCTTATACTGCACACCAGAAACCAATGGAGACATTATTACCTATAATGCTTTTGTGCACGAACAATTTTCAACAAAAAATAATCTACTCATTTCCTATAATATTAACAGCTTAAAATTTGAAGACATTTTTAGTGATGCCGATAATTACAGGCCACGCTTTATTAATGTAGCAGGGTGGAATAAAACGAAATAA
- a CDS encoding DUF4185 domain-containing protein — MKYLNFVSIAVIVLLLACKNSEKKETIETKKEPLKELNFTAEAAPEWTALMERTSGWFAADGIFTIPLNGKEEQQVKDKKTLFIFSDTYIGEVENGVPKPGNVMVNNTTAWMHGNEPDKAKIDFEFNTDENGKPKSYFIPNNVLAKENEYYWLGDGFINHEKENALYIFAYHVHKTGSNVFDFEQTNISLLKVKNPTKEGIKTQIQIPTELGFVHEDTQKRAYFGCGVFVNTKEANAPNPDGYVYIYGVIEGDKSLVAARTLPKNIENFDSYTFWNGSDWVKDKQQIVSLADGVSNELSVTPTGDGRYLLTFQVLGISDKVGIQVGESPIGPFGKVHQVYTTPEYAEKNLLPYNAKAHYHLSKPGELLISYNTITLNFWEDIQKDATIYHPRFIKVKYE; from the coding sequence ATGAAGTATTTAAATTTTGTCTCAATTGCTGTAATTGTGTTGCTTTTAGCTTGTAAAAATTCAGAAAAAAAGGAAACTATTGAAACTAAAAAAGAACCTTTAAAAGAATTAAATTTTACTGCCGAAGCTGCTCCAGAATGGACAGCACTTATGGAGCGCACATCTGGTTGGTTTGCTGCCGATGGTATTTTTACTATTCCACTTAACGGAAAAGAAGAACAACAAGTAAAAGACAAAAAAACCTTATTTATTTTTAGTGATACCTATATTGGTGAAGTAGAAAATGGAGTGCCAAAACCCGGAAATGTTATGGTAAATAATACTACGGCATGGATGCATGGTAACGAGCCTGATAAAGCAAAGATAGATTTTGAATTTAATACGGATGAAAACGGAAAACCGAAATCCTATTTTATTCCAAACAACGTATTGGCAAAAGAGAACGAATATTATTGGTTAGGTGATGGTTTCATTAATCATGAAAAAGAAAATGCATTATACATTTTTGCTTATCATGTGCATAAGACAGGTTCTAATGTTTTCGATTTTGAACAAACAAATATTAGTTTACTTAAAGTTAAAAACCCAACTAAGGAGGGAATAAAAACCCAAATTCAAATACCAACTGAATTAGGCTTTGTTCATGAAGATACTCAAAAACGTGCTTATTTTGGCTGTGGTGTTTTTGTGAATACCAAAGAAGCCAATGCGCCAAACCCTGATGGTTATGTTTACATTTATGGCGTTATTGAAGGTGATAAAAGTTTAGTAGCTGCACGTACGTTGCCAAAAAATATTGAAAATTTCGATTCTTATACTTTTTGGAATGGTAGCGACTGGGTAAAGGATAAACAGCAAATAGTATCATTAGCGGATGGTGTTTCTAATGAATTGAGCGTAACGCCAACTGGCGATGGTCGTTATTTATTAACGTTTCAAGTTTTAGGTATTTCTGATAAAGTGGGTATTCAAGTAGGAGAAAGTCCTATTGGCCCTTTTGGAAAAGTGCATCAAGTATATACTACTCCAGAATATGCCGAAAAGAATTTATTGCCTTATAATGCTAAAGCGCATTATCATTTATCGAAACCTGGTGAATTATTGATTAGTTATAACACCATTACTCTTAATTTTTGGGAAGATATTCAGAAGGATGCTACCATTTATCATCCACGGTTTATAAAGGTGAAATATGAATAA
- a CDS encoding tetratricopeptide repeat protein, translated as MKTLKCCLLIALLAILISCQKDKNYQLDKNILAALGAKHRNGLTAKIEDYKAKIASDSTNIYNYLGVSETNIILYAFGFKPREQTIPEAKHMLKKVFVLDSLDSNVQKIAGILSFMDRDWNVAEQSFRKSIKADSTNLGARHWYTLYLMAIKRIDEGLAQSDLVAEMDHTGDYLIARSSIFYFIQDYEKMKPLMFKAIEKDSTIPWTYDWLGMAYNGLEAHEDALETYFKSFELSDGTVEVGGGLGHALGEAGEYEIAKEMANYYNEAAKTNYLPACQRAFIHLGIGENEKALDLLEQAYEEQSWFLLFMQIEHWYDPIRKDERFQDILKKMNFPE; from the coding sequence ATGAAAACGTTAAAATGTTGTCTTTTAATCGCTTTGTTGGCTATTTTAATAAGTTGCCAAAAAGATAAAAATTATCAATTAGATAAAAATATTCTTGCTGCATTAGGGGCAAAACATCGCAACGGACTCACTGCTAAAATTGAAGATTATAAAGCTAAAATTGCTTCAGATTCCACAAATATTTATAACTATTTAGGTGTTTCAGAAACGAACATCATTTTATATGCTTTTGGTTTTAAGCCAAGAGAGCAAACTATTCCTGAAGCAAAACACATGTTAAAAAAAGTGTTTGTTTTAGACTCGTTAGATTCTAATGTTCAAAAAATAGCAGGCATATTAAGTTTTATGGATAGAGATTGGAATGTAGCTGAACAATCATTTAGAAAATCTATAAAAGCAGACTCTACAAATTTAGGCGCAAGACATTGGTACACTTTATATCTTATGGCTATCAAGCGTATTGATGAAGGGCTTGCCCAATCTGATTTGGTGGCAGAAATGGATCATACTGGCGATTATTTAATAGCTCGATCTTCCATTTTCTATTTCATTCAAGATTACGAAAAAATGAAACCTTTAATGTTTAAAGCTATTGAAAAAGATTCTACAATACCTTGGACATATGATTGGCTGGGTATGGCATATAATGGTTTAGAAGCGCATGAAGATGCGCTTGAAACCTATTTTAAATCTTTTGAACTATCTGATGGTACAGTAGAAGTTGGAGGCGGTTTAGGTCATGCTTTAGGTGAAGCTGGCGAATATGAAATTGCAAAAGAGATGGCTAATTATTATAATGAAGCTGCAAAAACAAATTATTTGCCAGCGTGCCAAAGAGCCTTTATACATTTGGGTATTGGTGAAAACGAAAAAGCACTTGATTTGTTGGAACAAGCTTATGAAGAACAATCTTGGTTTCTCCTTTTTATGCAAATAGAACATTGGTATGATCCTATTAGAAAAGATGAACGTTTTCAAGATATTTTGAAGAAAATGAATTTCCCTGAATAA
- a CDS encoding sugar porter family MFS transporter → MGNKKYLLKITIIGALGGLLFGYDTAVISGAIGFLETKFSLGVNQKGFAVSSAIFGCILGVAIAGYIADKIGRKKTLLITAFLFAVSAIGSAIADSYMFFVVARIIGGVGVGAASMLSPLYISEIAPAEKRGTLVSLYQLAIVLGINIVFFFNYKVAQFSTEAWNIETGWRYMVGSEVIPALLFFIALFFVPESPRWLSKEGRHDEALSILSRINSEEKAKEVHQEIKAALGQEKGTLKELFEPGLRMAMIIGVFLALFSQITGINAIMYYAPEILKSAGFAVDSALMQTVIIGIVNTIFTFVAIKYIDKLGRRTLLLWGVTGMALCLFGIGLLYQLDLTSGPWLLILILGFVGCFATSLGPIPWVLISEIFPTKTRGIAMSLAIMVLWVGVVLISQFTPVLLEMGETMTFWIFMANAIILVIFTYKFIPETKGKTLEEIEQSWKKH, encoded by the coding sequence ATGGGAAACAAAAAATACTTATTAAAGATTACCATTATAGGAGCTTTGGGCGGATTACTATTTGGTTACGATACCGCAGTAATTTCAGGAGCTATAGGCTTTTTAGAAACCAAATTTAGTTTAGGTGTTAACCAAAAAGGGTTTGCGGTTTCCTCTGCAATATTCGGTTGTATTTTAGGTGTAGCCATTGCGGGTTATATAGCAGATAAAATAGGGCGAAAAAAAACATTGTTAATCACAGCATTTTTGTTTGCCGTTTCGGCTATAGGGTCTGCCATTGCTGATAGTTATATGTTTTTTGTAGTCGCAAGAATTATTGGCGGTGTTGGTGTTGGTGCTGCATCTATGTTATCACCATTATACATTTCGGAAATTGCTCCAGCAGAAAAACGTGGTACTTTAGTATCCTTATATCAATTGGCCATTGTTTTGGGAATAAATATTGTTTTCTTTTTCAACTATAAAGTGGCGCAGTTTAGTACTGAAGCTTGGAATATAGAAACTGGTTGGCGTTATATGGTAGGATCAGAAGTTATTCCTGCTTTACTGTTTTTTATTGCATTATTTTTTGTGCCAGAGAGCCCAAGGTGGTTATCTAAAGAAGGGAGACATGATGAGGCTTTAAGTATTTTATCTCGTATAAATTCTGAAGAAAAAGCAAAAGAAGTTCACCAGGAAATTAAAGCAGCTTTAGGTCAGGAAAAAGGAACGTTAAAAGAATTATTTGAGCCAGGTTTACGTATGGCAATGATTATAGGTGTTTTTCTGGCATTGTTTTCACAAATTACAGGTATTAATGCCATCATGTACTACGCGCCAGAAATATTAAAAAGTGCAGGTTTTGCTGTAGATTCTGCTTTAATGCAAACGGTTATTATTGGCATTGTTAATACCATCTTCACTTTTGTAGCCATAAAATATATTGATAAATTAGGAAGACGTACACTCTTACTTTGGGGTGTAACTGGTATGGCTCTTTGTTTATTCGGCATAGGATTATTGTATCAATTAGATTTAACATCTGGACCTTGGTTGCTTATTCTAATTTTAGGCTTTGTTGGTTGTTTTGCAACGTCTTTAGGGCCGATTCCTTGGGTGTTGATTTCAGAAATTTTCCCAACAAAAACACGTGGTATTGCTATGTCTTTAGCTATTATGGTGCTTTGGGTTGGTGTAGTTTTAATTTCGCAATTCACACCAGTTTTATTAGAAATGGGCGAAACCATGACGTTTTGGATATTTATGGCAAATGCTATAATACTTGTAATATTTACTTATAAATTTATTCCTGAAACCAAAGGAAAAACCTTAGAAGAAATTGAACAAAGCTGGAAAAAGCACTAA
- a CDS encoding ROK family protein: MNTDFALGIDIGGSHLAIAIVDINNKNIVKDSKIHIAVDSQQDALTILSTMVEGMKTCLKNHNQTIRGIGISIPGPLDYEKGISKIFNCNKYNKLFGVDIKTYIYNHLKKFINSPDEIVFVNDANCFLLGEAWRNSLTGSNVTAITLGTGIGSGFMTGGAIVNKANKVPANGEIYNLPFKGKRGEDWLGTNWFLETYKNKMGHTADNVKVIADKAQISNKAKRIFEDFGTHLGDFLSPLLQDFKTDYLFIGGNIARSYNLFRDNFQNSLNGTIPKVVISTDTEDSAILGAVQKMISNCKTQLRNKRNTSQFLMPINGEDKEKDGYEVFPTFEINDSIHQGYKSLAKQIATEKSVVIDGFIGIYWDDFILHLTKELNTLGVNCITYSVDVAYKDVETIDKLIEPFLGGDDAVFGRVFTGELKDFFDEVKLNSIQKDDNTLSIIFGCGASLSNWRSKTIYVDIPKNEIQYRSRSGSLLNLGAEEVLPPKLQYKRMYFVDWVALNKHKANILSDIDIIVDGQYFEDISWATGKALRDGLNQMSRSVFRARPWFEAGVWGGHWIKNKIVGLSQDVVNYAWSFELIVPENGVVFSNNKTRLEVSFDMLMFNDHKAMLGDAAETFGYEFPIRFDYLDTYDGANLSLQCHPTQEFIRENFGETFTQDETYYILEAEPEAQVYLGFKEGVQREEFHAALKESNDKSETMDTEKYIQKHPAKKHDLFLIPNGTIHCSGRDNLVLEISSTPYIYTFKMYDWMRLDLDGNPRPLNIERGMQVVNFDCQGDKVKDEYISKESIIDKGNDWQTVQLSTHPKHFYEIFRFEFHNEMYMQTNNQCHILNLVEGTKIKVVTGYRSMIIHYAETFVIPANTKNYTLINLGDDTEAKVIQSNVKPDFCSTRF, encoded by the coding sequence ATGAACACTGATTTCGCATTAGGAATTGATATTGGAGGAAGCCATTTGGCAATTGCGATTGTGGATATTAACAATAAAAATATCGTAAAAGATAGTAAGATACATATCGCTGTTGATAGCCAGCAAGATGCTTTAACTATATTGTCAACCATGGTTGAAGGTATGAAAACATGTCTTAAAAATCATAACCAAACTATTCGAGGCATTGGGATTTCAATTCCTGGACCTTTAGATTATGAAAAAGGGATTTCTAAAATATTCAACTGTAATAAATACAATAAACTTTTTGGTGTAGATATTAAGACATATATATACAATCATTTAAAGAAATTCATCAATTCACCAGATGAAATAGTATTTGTAAATGATGCCAATTGTTTTCTTTTAGGCGAAGCTTGGAGAAACTCATTAACAGGAAGCAATGTTACTGCTATAACACTTGGTACAGGTATTGGTTCTGGTTTTATGACTGGCGGAGCTATAGTTAATAAAGCGAATAAAGTTCCAGCTAATGGCGAGATTTATAATCTGCCATTTAAAGGAAAGCGTGGAGAAGACTGGTTGGGAACCAACTGGTTTTTAGAAACGTATAAAAATAAAATGGGGCACACTGCAGATAATGTTAAAGTGATTGCTGATAAAGCTCAAATATCTAACAAAGCAAAACGAATTTTTGAGGATTTCGGAACTCATTTAGGCGATTTTTTGTCACCACTACTTCAAGATTTTAAAACCGATTATTTGTTTATTGGTGGAAATATTGCCAGAAGCTATAATTTGTTTAGAGATAATTTTCAGAATAGTTTAAACGGTACAATTCCTAAAGTTGTGATTTCAACAGATACTGAAGATTCGGCTATTTTAGGAGCTGTACAAAAAATGATAAGTAACTGTAAGACACAATTGAGAAATAAAAGAAATACGAGTCAGTTTTTAATGCCAATTAATGGTGAAGACAAAGAAAAAGATGGTTATGAAGTTTTTCCAACTTTTGAAATTAATGATTCCATTCATCAAGGTTATAAGAGTTTAGCAAAACAAATAGCCACTGAGAAATCGGTGGTTATAGATGGGTTTATAGGAATATACTGGGATGATTTTATATTGCATCTTACCAAAGAGCTCAATACTCTTGGGGTTAATTGCATAACGTATTCTGTTGATGTTGCATATAAAGATGTTGAAACTATTGATAAGCTTATCGAACCTTTTTTAGGTGGAGATGATGCTGTTTTTGGTAGGGTATTTACTGGAGAATTAAAAGATTTCTTTGATGAAGTAAAATTGAATAGTATTCAAAAAGATGACAACACATTAAGCATCATATTTGGTTGTGGTGCTTCATTAAGTAATTGGAGAAGTAAAACAATTTATGTCGATATTCCTAAAAACGAAATTCAATATCGATCTCGTTCTGGCTCGCTTCTTAATCTTGGGGCAGAAGAAGTTTTACCACCAAAACTACAATATAAGCGCATGTATTTTGTGGATTGGGTGGCATTAAACAAACACAAAGCAAATATACTAAGTGATATTGATATTATAGTTGATGGACAATATTTTGAAGATATCTCGTGGGCTACTGGAAAAGCCTTAAGAGATGGGCTTAATCAAATGTCCCGTAGTGTATTTAGAGCAAGACCTTGGTTTGAAGCTGGAGTTTGGGGAGGACATTGGATAAAAAATAAGATTGTAGGATTATCGCAAGATGTAGTAAACTACGCGTGGTCTTTCGAACTGATTGTGCCAGAAAATGGCGTGGTATTCTCTAATAACAAAACACGATTGGAAGTCTCTTTTGATATGCTCATGTTTAACGATCATAAAGCCATGCTTGGTGATGCAGCAGAAACATTTGGATACGAATTCCCTATTCGTTTTGATTATCTGGACACGTATGATGGTGCAAATCTGTCCTTACAATGTCACCCAACACAAGAATTTATTAGAGAGAATTTTGGTGAAACGTTCACACAAGATGAAACCTATTATATTTTAGAAGCAGAACCTGAAGCTCAAGTATATCTTGGATTTAAAGAAGGTGTGCAACGCGAAGAGTTTCATGCGGCTTTAAAAGAAAGTAATGACAAATCCGAAACGATGGATACTGAAAAATACATTCAGAAACATCCTGCTAAAAAGCATGACTTATTCTTAATCCCTAACGGAACTATTCATTGTTCTGGTAGAGATAATTTGGTGCTGGAAATAAGTAGTACACCTTATATCTATACCTTTAAGATGTATGATTGGATGCGATTGGATTTAGATGGCAACCCACGTCCTTTAAATATAGAACGTGGTATGCAAGTGGTTAATTTTGATTGTCAAGGTGATAAGGTTAAGGATGAATATATTTCAAAAGAAAGTATAATAGATAAAGGAAACGATTGGCAAACAGTACAATTAAGTACACATCCAAAGCATTTTTATGAGATTTTTAGATTTGAATTTCATAATGAAATGTATATGCAAACCAACAACCAATGTCATATTCTAAATTTGGTTGAAGGCACTAAAATAAAGGTAGTAACTGGTTATAGAAGTATGATAATTCATTATGCCGAAACATTTGTTATTCCTGCAAATACCAAAAACTATACTTTAATAAATCTTGGTGATGATACCGAAGCAAAAGTGATTCAATCTAACGTAAAGCCAGATTTTTGTAGTACCAGATTTTAA